A genomic stretch from Thermomonospora umbrina includes:
- a CDS encoding SRPBCC domain-containing protein, protein MGFPDRIERTVEVSRPPSTVWEALTTAEGLSAWFGDEATIDLRPGGTGRLGWSAEGHSVAMRVERVEEPAVFGFTWPIYGLPESDPRRTYVEFTLEAVDAGTRLKVVESGFAQLSEDAYRKAYGGNVEGWAKELGELVDHLDAA, encoded by the coding sequence ATGGGATTCCCCGATCGCATCGAACGGACCGTGGAGGTCTCGCGTCCGCCGAGCACGGTGTGGGAGGCGCTCACCACGGCCGAGGGGCTGAGCGCCTGGTTCGGCGACGAGGCGACCATCGACCTTCGTCCGGGCGGGACGGGCCGGCTGGGCTGGTCGGCGGAAGGGCACTCGGTGGCCATGCGGGTGGAGCGGGTGGAGGAGCCGGCGGTGTTCGGGTTCACCTGGCCGATCTACGGGCTGCCCGAGAGCGATCCGCGTCGTACCTATGTCGAGTTCACGCTCGAGGCGGTCGACGCGGGGACGCGCCTCAAGGTGGTCGAGTCCGGCTTCGCGCAACTGTCGGAGGACGCCTACCGCAAGGCGTACGGCGGCAACGTCGAGGGATGGGCGAAGGAGCTCGGCGAGCTGGTCGACCACCTCGATGCCGCCTGA
- a CDS encoding MFS transporter, producing MTTDSISPVRFTGRQRLILFVLLGAGFMLSVDFSILNVALPEVGAGVGMGDTRLAWVASAYALPAAGFTLVFGRMADLFGRRRLFLTGMVVLTGASLLGGFASDAETLLTARALQGLATAMAIPTALSLLTTTFPEGAARDRVLGLNGALLSGGFTVGALVGGTLVGLLSWRAAFFINVPVAVVILLITPALIGESRRPDRVRLDLPGAVTVTGGLLAVLYAIIERHAASAVVGVLLLAAFWIIELRSPAPLVPVRVLRRPTVRWGNHAGLVIFTMEPAMIFLITLYLQRTLDFSPFATGLVFGLPGLASVAAGVIAGRLIGRFGTRAVLTAGLSVQGLATLPLVFLGTDRAALAILIPALFIGFFGHVTCIVAYTVTATSGLPNEEQGLATGLTSMTQQVAITIGIPILSAVAATQTAELTGMRLALSVNVAVTLASMVLIWIGLRPRREHPAAATTPKAEHRPRVHDGR from the coding sequence GTGACCACCGACTCGATCTCTCCGGTGCGCTTCACCGGCCGACAGCGGCTGATCCTGTTCGTGCTGCTCGGAGCCGGGTTCATGCTGTCGGTCGACTTCTCGATCCTGAACGTCGCGCTGCCGGAGGTCGGTGCGGGCGTCGGTATGGGAGACACCCGGCTCGCCTGGGTCGCCTCCGCCTACGCGCTGCCCGCCGCCGGGTTCACCCTGGTGTTCGGTCGGATGGCGGATCTGTTCGGCCGCCGCAGGCTGTTCCTGACCGGCATGGTCGTGTTGACCGGGGCCTCGCTGCTCGGCGGTTTCGCCTCCGATGCGGAGACCCTGCTGACCGCTCGGGCGCTGCAGGGCCTCGCCACCGCGATGGCGATCCCCACGGCGTTGTCCCTGCTCACCACCACCTTTCCCGAAGGCGCGGCGCGGGATCGCGTCCTCGGGCTGAACGGCGCGCTGCTGTCCGGCGGCTTCACGGTCGGCGCGCTGGTCGGCGGGACCCTCGTCGGGCTGTTGAGCTGGCGGGCCGCGTTCTTCATCAACGTGCCGGTCGCCGTCGTCATCCTGCTGATCACGCCGGCCCTGATCGGCGAGAGCCGACGGCCCGATCGGGTCCGGCTGGACCTGCCGGGAGCGGTGACCGTGACCGGCGGCCTGCTGGCGGTGCTGTACGCGATCATCGAGCGGCACGCCGCGTCCGCCGTCGTCGGCGTGCTGCTGCTGGCCGCGTTCTGGATCATCGAGCTGCGTTCCCCCGCGCCGCTCGTCCCGGTGCGCGTCCTCCGGCGGCCCACCGTGAGGTGGGGCAACCACGCCGGGCTCGTGATCTTCACCATGGAACCCGCCATGATCTTCCTGATCACGCTCTATCTGCAGCGGACGCTGGACTTCTCCCCGTTCGCCACCGGCCTGGTCTTCGGCCTGCCGGGGCTGGCGTCGGTCGCCGCCGGAGTGATCGCCGGGCGTCTCATCGGCCGGTTCGGCACCCGCGCGGTCCTCACCGCGGGCCTGTCGGTGCAGGGCCTGGCGACGCTCCCCCTGGTGTTCCTCGGCACCGACCGGGCGGCGCTCGCGATCTTGATCCCCGCCCTGTTCATCGGGTTCTTCGGCCACGTCACCTGCATCGTCGCGTACACCGTGACCGCGACGTCGGGCCTGCCGAACGAGGAGCAGGGCCTGGCCACCGGCCTGACCTCGATGACCCAGCAGGTGGCCATCACCATCGGCATCCCCATCCTGAGCGCCGTCGCCGCGACGCAGACCGCCGAACTGACCGGCATGCGCCTCGCCCTGAGCGTGAACGTGGCCGTGACGCTCGCCAGCATGGTCCTCATCTGGATCGGCCTGCGCCCCCGCAGGGAACACCCGGCGGCGGCGACGACCCCGAAGGCCGAGCACCGACCACGAGTTCACGACGGGCGCTGA
- a CDS encoding GHMP kinase, whose amino-acid sequence MARETVTAVVRTGTGHAPAHHGELLQGVFHDADGRLRRALVTLPHPGGPGSRAIFHPDRSGRVEARGREKVRRAALLALGEFSPYPPGERGGRVHLTSDVPPGIGMGSSTSDVTAAIRAVADAHVITPGPIDVARLAVLAEGASDPVMIDGVVLFAQREGRILETLGPSLPPMVVIGCDTRSGGAGIDTLALPPPHYTEREIRAFASLRTALRRAVDRGDPLLVGRVASASARLNQRHLPNPRLSALLALCRSHGGCGVQIAHSGTVAGLIFDPRRPGTPRNVRRCAARLTEQGLTITAVLDL is encoded by the coding sequence GTGGCGAGGGAGACGGTGACCGCGGTCGTCCGGACGGGGACCGGTCATGCCCCGGCCCACCACGGCGAGCTGCTGCAGGGCGTCTTCCACGACGCCGACGGTCGCCTCCGCCGGGCGCTGGTCACCCTGCCGCATCCGGGTGGCCCGGGGAGCCGGGCGATCTTTCACCCCGACCGTTCGGGCCGGGTCGAGGCGCGGGGACGGGAGAAGGTCCGGCGCGCCGCCCTCCTCGCCCTGGGCGAGTTCTCCCCGTACCCGCCGGGCGAACGGGGCGGACGCGTCCACCTCACGAGCGACGTGCCGCCCGGCATCGGCATGGGCTCCTCGACCAGCGACGTCACCGCCGCCATCAGAGCAGTCGCCGACGCCCACGTCATCACCCCGGGCCCGATCGACGTCGCACGACTGGCCGTCCTGGCGGAGGGCGCCTCGGACCCCGTCATGATCGACGGCGTCGTCCTGTTCGCCCAGCGTGAGGGCCGGATCCTGGAGACCCTCGGCCCGAGCCTGCCCCCCATGGTGGTGATCGGCTGCGACACCCGCTCCGGAGGAGCCGGCATCGACACGCTCGCCCTTCCTCCGCCCCACTACACCGAACGAGAGATCCGCGCCTTCGCCTCCCTCCGCACCGCGCTGCGGAGGGCCGTCGACCGAGGCGATCCCCTCCTCGTGGGCCGCGTCGCCTCCGCCAGCGCCCGGCTCAACCAGCGCCACCTGCCCAACCCCCGCCTGAGCGCGCTGCTCGCCCTCTGCCGCTCCCACGGCGGCTGCGGAGTGCAGATCGCCCACAGCGGCACGGTGGCGGGCCTCATCTTCGACCCCCGCCGCCCCGGAACGCCCCGGAACGTACGCCGCTGCGCCGCCCGCCTCACCGAGCAGGGCCTGACGATCACCGCCGTACTGGACCTGTGA
- a CDS encoding ArsR/SmtB family transcription factor, whose amino-acid sequence MPPDIETVAEQVFVALADPTRRAILATLAADGPATATDLAARLPITRQAIAKHLALLADAGLVTAEPGERRRVRYRLNSAPMRVAQQFLAALARDWDGRLDALRDHLNG is encoded by the coding sequence ATGCCGCCTGACATCGAGACGGTCGCCGAACAGGTCTTCGTCGCCCTGGCCGACCCGACCCGGCGCGCCATCCTGGCGACGCTGGCCGCGGACGGGCCGGCCACCGCCACGGACCTGGCCGCTCGCCTGCCGATCACACGACAGGCGATCGCCAAGCACCTGGCCCTGCTGGCCGACGCCGGCCTGGTGACCGCCGAACCGGGTGAACGACGCCGGGTGCGGTACCGGCTGAACTCCGCCCCGATGCGGGTGGCCCAGCAGTTCCTGGCGGCGCTGGCCCGCGATTGGGACGGCCGACTCGACGCGTTGAGAGACCACCTCAACGGCTGA
- a CDS encoding HAD family hydrolase: MIKAVLWDFDDTIFDFSGSERRGLLRHLAAEGLPSDEDAFDRWRRLANVQYRRFLSGELTFEEQRRERVRAFLDRPLSDSEADAWFDRYIALFEAAWSVFPDAAPVLAALPHRHGMLSNSSTHHQERRSTALGLRHHFEVLLCSDRLGCAKPDPRAFLAACEALNLPPADVAYVGDRLDVDAMGARDAGLLGIWLDRQGSDDPVPEGVHRISGLDELAALLTPG, encoded by the coding sequence GTGATCAAGGCGGTGCTGTGGGACTTCGATGACACGATCTTCGACTTCTCCGGCTCGGAGCGGCGTGGGCTGCTCCGCCACCTCGCGGCCGAGGGGCTGCCGTCGGACGAGGACGCGTTCGACCGCTGGCGCAGGCTCGCGAACGTCCAGTACCGGCGTTTCCTGTCCGGGGAGCTGACCTTCGAGGAGCAGCGCCGGGAAAGGGTCCGCGCCTTCCTCGACCGGCCGCTGTCCGACTCCGAGGCGGACGCGTGGTTCGACCGGTACATCGCGTTGTTCGAGGCGGCCTGGTCGGTGTTCCCCGACGCGGCCCCCGTGCTGGCGGCCCTTCCCCATCGGCACGGCATGCTGTCGAACTCCAGCACCCACCACCAGGAGCGGCGGAGCACGGCGCTGGGGCTGCGGCACCACTTCGAGGTGCTGCTGTGCTCCGATCGGCTCGGGTGCGCCAAACCGGACCCCAGGGCGTTCCTCGCCGCGTGCGAGGCCCTGAACCTGCCCCCGGCCGACGTCGCCTACGTCGGCGACAGGCTCGACGTGGACGCGATGGGCGCGCGGGACGCGGGTCTGCTCGGGATCTGGCTGGACCGGCAGGGCTCGGACGATCCGGTGCCGGAAGGCGTGCACCGGATCTCCGGCCTCGACGAACTCGCCGCGCTCCTGACCCCCGGCTAA